In Bombus affinis isolate iyBomAffi1 chromosome 11, iyBomAffi1.2, whole genome shotgun sequence, one genomic interval encodes:
- the LOC126921829 gene encoding WD repeat and FYVE domain-containing protein 2, with product MAAEIKPAPGVNHDKFSTSRKPILLSKLEGCNDDVNAAIIIPREDGVISVCDDRTVRVWLKRDSGQYWPSVCQYMAAGATSMHYCVQTRQLFVGLENGTINEFILEQDYNQMTAMREYAAHQARVTGVIFASNCEWVLSIGRDKMFQLHCSETGQKLGSYQTDAWYTALQFDAQSKHAFVGDYSGQIAMLKLDTNGVTLITTLKAHTGSIHTLAWDFEKQLLFSGSFDQSIIVWDIGGRQGTAYELQGHHNKVTALCYASAERVLLSGGEDGVIVCWDMAANRKETAAWIESDTCQACGRPFFWNIKAMMDQRQLGLRQHHCRHCGRALCARCTSQRIPIPAMGFEFEVRVCDQCHIQLKAANQTSLASFHDAKHNVVGMDLDAPRRRLLTIGQDRLIKIWDISALLQ from the exons ATGGCAGCAGAGATAAAGCCCGCACCGGGAGTAAATCATGATAAATTCAGCACAAGCCGAAAACCTATACTTTTATCGAAATTAGAAGGATGTAATGACGATGTTAATGCGGCTATCATTATACCGCGGGAAGATGGTGTAATTAGTGTTTGCGATGACAG GACTGTTAGAGTTTGGTTGAAACGAGATTCTGGCCAATATTGGCCAAGTGTCTGTCAATATATGGCTGCTGGTGCAACATCAATGCATTATTGTGTACAAACTAGACAATTATTTGTTGGTTTGGAGAATGGAACTATAAAT GAATTCATTTTGGAGCAAGATTATAATCAAATGACTGCCATGCGTGAATATGCTGCACATCAAGCAAGAGTTACAGGTGTTATATTTGCATCAAATTGCGAATGGGTTTTAAGTATAGGTCGAGATAAGATGTTTCAATTACATTGTTCAGAAACAGGACAAAAATTAGGATCATATCAAACTGATGCATGGTATACAGCTCTGCA ATTTGACGCGCAATCAAAACATGCCTTTGTTGGTGATTATTCTGGACAAATAGCAATGTTGAAGTTAGATACTAATGGTGTTACACTAATCACTACTTTAAAGGCACATACAGGAAGCATTCATACATTAGCATGGGATTTTGAAAAGCAGCTTCTGTTTTCTGGAAGTTTTGATCAAAGTATCATAGTATGGGATATTGGAGGTCGGCAAGGTACAGCCTATGAACTCCAAGGACATCA CAACAAAGTAACGGCACTGTGTTATGCAAGCGCAGAGCGTGTGTTGTTGTCCGGAGGGGAAGATGGTGTAATAGTATGCTGGGATATGGCTGCAAATAGAAAAGAAACTGCAGCCTGGATAGAATCCGATACGTGCCAA GCTTGTGGAAGACCATTCTTTTGGAATATTAAAGCTATGATGGATCAACGACAATTAGGTCTAAGACAGCATCATTGCCGTCATTGCGGTCGTGCATTATGCGCACGATGTACATCTCAACGAATACCAATACCAGCAATGGGTTTTGAATTTGAAGTTAGAGTGTGCGATCAGTGTCATATTCAACTTAAAGCTGCGAA CCAAACATCTCTAGCATCGTTCCATGACGCAAAGCATAATGTCGTTGGAATGGATCTTGATGCTCCTAGGCGACGATTATTAACTATCGGTCAAGATCGTCTTATTAAGATTTGGGATATTTCTGCACTTCTTCAGTGA